Proteins encoded in a region of the Prunus persica cultivar Lovell chromosome G4, Prunus_persica_NCBIv2, whole genome shotgun sequence genome:
- the LOC18779838 gene encoding callose synthase 5, which translates to MSNLDPPGPQGLTRRPSRSAATTTFSTEVFDNEVVPSALASIAPILRVANEIDRERPRVAYLCRFYAFEKAHRLDPSSSGRGVRQFKTLLLQRLERDNASSLASRVKKTDAREIESFYQQYYEQYVRSLDQGEQADRAQLGKAYQTAGVLFEVLCAVNKTEKVEEVAPEIIAAARDVQEKTEIYAPYNILPLDSAGATQSVMQLEEVKAAVGALWNTRGLNWPSAFESRQKAGDLDLLDWLRAMFGFQKDNVRNQREHLILLLANTHIRLHPKPEPLNKLDDRAVDAVMGKLFKNYKTWCKFLGRKHSLRLPQGQQEIQQRKILYMGLYLLIWGEAGNVRFMPECLCYIFHNMAYELHGLLAGNVSIVTGENIKPSYGGDDEAFLRKVITPLYRVIEKEAKKSDNGKAPHPVWCNYDDLNEYFWSSDCFSLGWPMRDDGDFFKSTRDLAQGRKGSRGKSGSTGKSYFIETRTFWHIFRSFDRFWTFYILALQAMFIIAFRGISPLDIFQKDVLRDLSSIFITAAFLRVLQSILDIVLNFPGYHRWRFIDVLRNILKIIVSLAWAVILPLFYVHSFKDAPKQILDVLSFLKKIDGVPALYIMAVAVYLLPNLLAAVLFLFPLLRRWIENSDWHIIRFLLWWSQPRIYVGRGMHESQFSLIKYTIFWVLLLGCKFTVSYLIQIKPLVKPTRDIMNIRRIEYEWHEFFPNAQNNYGAVVSLWAPVILVYLLDTQIWYAIFQTIYGGVVGAFDRLGEIRTLGMLRSRFQSLPGAFNTYLVPSDKSAKRGFSFSKRFVEITASRRSEAAKFAQLWNEVICSFREEDIICDREMDLLLVPYSSDPSLKIIQWPPFLLASKIPVALDMAVQFKSKDSDLWKRICADEYMKCAVIECYESFKHVLGALVVGENEKRIIGIIVKEIESNISKNTFLVNFRMGSLPTLCKKFVELVGILKDADSSKLSSVVLLLQDMLEVVTRDMMVNEIRELVEVGHSSKDSGRQLFAGTDAKPAIVFPPPVTAQWEEQIRRLYLLLTVKESAIDVPTNLEARRRIAFFTNSLFMDMPRAPRVRKMLSFSIMTPYYSEETVYSKTDLEMENEDGVSIIYYLQKIFPDEWNNFMERLNCKKDSEIWENEENILQLRHWVSLRGQTLCRTVRGMMYYRRALKLQAFLDMATENEILDGYKAITVPSEEERKSQRSLYAQLEAVADLKFTYVATCQNYGNQKRSGDRRATDILNLMVNNPSLRVAYIDEVEERESGGKVQKVYYSVLVKAVDNHDQEIYRIKLPGSAKIGEGKPENQNHAVIFTRGEALQAIDMNQDNYLEEAFKMRNLLEEFNEDHGVRPPSILGVREHIFTGSVSSLAWFMSNQEMSFVTIGQRVLARPLKIRFHYGHPDVFDRIFHITRGGMSKASRGINLSEDIFAGFNSTLRRGNVTHHEYIQVGKGRDVGLNQISLFEAKVACGNGEQTLSRDIYRLGHRFDFFRMMSFYFSTIGFYVSAMLVVLTVYAFLYGRLYLSLSGMEKTIVNYAATRGNNVLQSAMASQSVVQLGLLTSLPMIMEIGLERGFRTAIGDMIIMQLQLASVFFTFSLGTKVHYYGRTVLHGGAKYRATGRGFVVRHERFAENYRMYSRSHFVKGLELMMLLIVYQIYGSAATGSLSYLFVTFSMWFLVVSWLFAPFLFNPSGFEWQKIVEDWDDWSKWISSHGGMGVPATKSWESWWDEEQEHLQYTGFLGRFWEIVLALRFFLFQYGIVYHLNVARRDKSIMVYGLSWLVIVAAMIILKVVSMGRKRFSADFQLMFRLLKLFLFIGFVVTLGMLFSFLSLTVGDIFVSLLAFLPTGWALLLMSQACKPMVKALGMWGSVKALARGYEYVMGLVIFAPVAVLAWFPFVSEFQTRLLFNQAFSRGLQIQRILTGGKKHKSN; encoded by the exons GACAATGCGTccagtcttgcttctcgggttAAGAAGACAGATGCCAGAGAAATTGAAAGCTTCTATCAGCAGTATTATGAGCAATATGTTCGATCTCTCGACCAGGGGGAGCAGGCAGATAG AGCCCAACTGGGCAAAGCCTACCAGACGGCAGGAGTGCTTTTTGAAGTGCTTTGCGCTGTTAACAAGACTGAGAAAGTGGAGGAAGTTGCTCCCGAG ATTATTGCGGCTGCTAGAGATGTCCAAGAAAAGACAGAAATTTACGCTCCATATAACATTCTTCCTTTGGATTCTGCTGGTGCTACACAGTCTGTCATGCAGCTTGAAGAG GTTAAGGCTGCAGTGGGTGCACTTTGGAATACTCGTGGTTTGAACTGGCCTAGTGCATTCGAGAGCAGGCAGAAAGCTGGTGATCTGGATCTCCTTGATTGGCTAAGGGCCATGTTTGGATTCCAG AAAGACAATGTCAGGAACCAGAGGGAGCATTTGATATTGCTACTTGCGAATACTCATATAAGGCTTCATCCCAAACCTGAACCTCTTAACAAG CTTGATGATCGAGCTGTTGATGCAGTTATGGGAAAACTTTTTAAGAACTACAAAACGTGGTGTAAATTTTTGGGACGAAAACATAGTTTAAG GCTACCCCAAGGTCAGCAAGAAATACAGCAGAGGAAGATACTATACATGGGTTTGTATCTTCTCATCTGGGGTGAAGCAGGGAATGTCCGCTTTATGCCAGAATGTCTATgctatatttttcataat ATGGCATATGAACTCCATGGCCTATTGGCTGGAAATGTAAGCATCGTTACTGGGGAAAATATAAAGCCTTCATATGGCGGGGATGATGAGGCTTTTTTGCGGAAAGTTATAACCCCCCTATATCGTGTAATTGAGAAG gAAGCCAAGAAGAGTGACAACGGAAAAGCTCCTCACCCAGTTTGGTGCAACTATGACGATCTTAATGAATATTTCTG GTCATCTGATTGCTTCTCTCTTGGTTGGCCCATGCGTGATGAtggtgatttttttaaatcaacgCGTGACTTGGCACAG GGAAGAAAGGGCTCTAGAGGAAAATCTGGAAGCACAGGAAAATcttattttattgaaactCGGACATTTTGGCACATTTTTCGAAGTTTTGATCGATTTTGGACCTTTTATATACTGGCTCTACAG GCCATGTTCATTATTGCTTTTAGAGGGATTTCACCATTGGATATTTTTCAAAAGGATGTCCTAAGAGACCTATCAAGTATTTTCATCACAGCGGCGTTTCTTCGTGTCCTTCAAA GTATTTTGGATATTGTTTTGAACTTCCCGGGATATCATAGGTGGAGGTTCATTGATGTGCTGAGAAATATTCTCAAGATAATTGTTAGTCTTGCATGGGCAGTCATTCTTCCTTTGTTTTATGTGCATTCCTTCAAGGATGCCCCGAAACAAATTTTAGATGTACTTTCGttccttaaaaaaatagatggtgTTCCTGCTTTGTATATCATGGCTGTTGCAGTATATTTGCTGCCAAATTTACTCGCAGCAGTTTTGTTCCTGTTCCCGCTGCTCCGGCGTTGGATTGAAAACTCAGACTGGCACATCATTAGGTTCCTATTGTGGTGGTCACAG CCAAGAATCTATGTTGGGAGGGGAATGCATGAAAGTCAATTTTCCCTTATAAA GTATACCATTTTTTGGGTGCTGCTTTTGGGTTGCAAGTTTACAGTAAGCTATCTTATCCAG ATAAAACCTCTGGTGAAGCCAACAAGAGATATTATGAACATTCGTCGCATAGAGTATGAATGGCATGAATTTTTCCCTAACG CTCAAAACAACTATGGAGCGGTTGTGTCACTCTGGGCACCAGTAATCTTG GTTTATTTGTTGGACACTCAAATATGGTATGCTATCTTTCAGACTATATATGGTGGTGTTGTTGGAGCATTTGATCGCCTGGGAGAG ATTCGAACCCTAGGTATGCTAAGATCACGGTTCCAGTCTCTGCCCGGTGCATTCAACACATATCTAGTGCCTTCGGATAAGTCAGCCAAAAGGGGGTTCTCTTTCTCAAAGCGTTTTGTGGAG ATTACAGCAAGCAGGAGAAGTGAAGCTGCAAAGTTTGCTCAGTTGTGGAATGAAGTGATATGTAGCTTTCGTGAGGAAGATATCATTTGCGACAG GGAAATGGATTTGCTGCTGGTTCCTTATTCATCAGATCCCAGCCTGAAGATAATTCAGTGGCCACCCTTCTTGCTTGCTAGCAAA ATCCCAGTAGCATTAGATATGGCAGTACAATTTAAATCCAAGGACTCCGATCTCTGGAAGCGGATATGTGCGGATGAATATATGAAATGTGCTGTGATTGAATGCTATGAATCTTTCAAACATGTCCTTGGTGCTCTGGTAGttggagaaaatgagaaaag GATAATTGGCATCATCGTTAAGGAAATTGAAAGTAACATTTCAAAGAATACATTTCTTGTAAATTTTAGAATGGGTTCTTTGCCCACTCTCTGCAAGAAATTTGTAGAGCTTGTGGGGATCTTG AAAGACGCTGATTCATCGAAGCTATCTTCAGTGGTGTTGTTGCTTCAAGATATGCTGGAGGTAGTCACTCGTGATATGATGGTGAATGAGATCCG AGAGTTGGTTGAAGTTGGTCATAGTAGCAAGGACTCTGGAAGGCAACTCTTTGCTGGCACTGATGCAAAACCGGCAATAGTGTTCCCTCCTCCAGTTACAGCACAGTGGGAAGAACAG ATAAGACGCCTCTATCTGCTATTAACGGTTAAGGAATCTGCCATTGACGTGCCAACAAACCTTGAAGCGCGGAGAAGGATTGCATTTTTTACAAATTCACTGTTCATGGATATGCCACGTGCTCCCCGAGTCCGTAAAATGCTTTCATTCAG CATCATGACCCCATACTACAGTGAGGAGACTGTATATTCCAAAACTGACCTTGAGATGGAAAATGAAGATGGTGTATCAATCATATATTACTTACAGAAGATATTCCCAG ATGAATGGAATAACTTCATGGAGCGACTTAATTGTAAAAAGGATAGTGAAATAtgggaaaatgaagaaaatattttgCAGCTTCGTCATTGGGTCTCCTTACGAGGACAAACTCTCTGCAGGACAG TCAGAGGAATGATGTATTACCGACGAGCTCTGAAGCTTCAGGCTTTTCTTGACATGGCTACTGAAAACG AGATACTAGATGGCTACAAAGCCATCACGGTTCCATCagaggaagaaaggaaaagccAGAGATCCCTTTATGCTCAATTAGAAGCAGTGGCTGACCTTAAATTCACCTATGTTGCTACCTGCCAAAACTATGGCAATCAGAAAAGAAGCGGAGATCGACGTGCAACAGACATCTTGAATCTGATGGTTAA TAATCCCTCTCTTCGGGTTGCATATATTGATGaagttgaagagagagagagtggtggAAAGGTCCAAAAGGTTTACTATTCTGTGTTGGTTAAAGCTGTTGACAATCATGACCAG GAAATATATCGTATAAAATTGCCGGGTTCGGCAAAGATTGGGGAAGGGAAACCTGAAAACCAGAACCATGCTGTAATTTTTACTCGAGGAGAAGCTCTTCAGGCCATTGACATGAACCAG GACAATTACTTAGAAGAAGCTTTTAAAATGCGGAACCTTCTTGAAGAATTTAATGAGGACCATGGAGTGCGTCCACCTTCAATTTTAGGTGTTCGTGAGCATATCTTTACTGGAAG TGTTTCTTCATTGGCCTGGTTTATGTCAAATCAAGAAATGAGCTTTGTGACCATAGGTCAAAGAGTTCTTGCAAGACCTTTGAA GATTCGGTTCCACTATGGACACCCAGATGTCTTTGATAGAATCTTCCACATTACTCGTGGTGGCATGAGCAAGGCTTCCCGTGGCATCAATCTGAGCGAGGACATCTTTGCTG GCTTTAACTCAACGTTAAGGCGAGGGAATGTTACTCACCATGAGTATATCCAAGTTGGGAAGGGTAGAGATGTTGGGCTCAATcaaatctctctctttgaAGCTAAAGTTGCTTGTGGTAATGGAGAGCAGACTCTTAGCAGGGATATCTACCGCTTAGGGCACCGTTTTGACTTCTTTCGAATGATGTCCTTTTATTTTTCGACAATAGGGTTTTATGTCAGCGCAATG TTGGTTGTCCTTACAGTCTATGCTTTCTTATACGGAAGACTTTACTTGTCATTGAGTGGAATGGAGAAGACAATTGTTAATTATGCTGCCACCAGGGGAAATAATGTTCTGCAATCAGCCATGGCTTCACAATCTGTTGTCCAATTAGGTCTTTTGACTTCCTTGCCCATGATCATGGAAATTGGACTAGAAAGAGGGTTCAGAACAGCAATAGGGGACATGATAATTATGCAGCTGCAACTAGCATCTGTTTTCTTCACCTTTTCTCTTGGTACAAAGGTTCATTATTATGGGCGAACAGTCCTGCATGGCGGGGCTAAATACAGAGCAACTGGCCGTGGCTTTGTTGTCCGGCATGAAAGGTTTGCTGAGAACTACAGGATGTACTCAAGGAGTCACTTTGTGAAAGGCCTTGAACTTATGATGCTTCTTATAGTTTATCAGATTTATGGTTCAGCAGCGACTGGTTCATTATCATATCTCTTCGTCACATTCTCCATGTGGTTCTTAGTGGTTTCATGGCTGTTTGCTCCCTTCCTATTTAACCCTTCCGGATTTGAATGGCAAAAGATAGTGGAAGATTGGGATGATTGGTCAAAATGGATAAGTAGTCATGGTGGTATGGGTGTGCCAGCAACCAAGAGCTGGGAGTCCTGGTGGGATGAGGAACAGGAGCACCTGCAGTACACTGGGTTTTTGGGACGGTTTTGGGAGATTGTTCTTGCTCTGcgcttctttctcttccaatATGGAATTGTGTACCATCTAAATGTGGCCAGGCGTGATAAAAGCATCATG GTTTATGGTCTGTCGTGGCTGGTCATTGTTGCTGCCATGATCATCCTAAAG GTTGTGTCCATGGGTAGAAAAAGGTTCAGTGCAGATTTCCAGCTGATGTTCAGACTTCTCAAATTGTTCCTGTTTATTGGGTTCGTTGTCACTCTTGGGATGCTTTTTAGTTTCCTTAGTCTCACTGTTGGTGACATCTTTGTTAGCTTGCTGGCCTTCTTGCCTACTGGATGGGCGCTACTACTG ATGTCACAAGCATGCAAGCCAATGGTGAAGGCCCTGGGAATGTGGGGGTCTGTGAAAGCTCTAGCAAGAGGGTACGAATATGTGATGGGGCTGGTTATCTTTGCACCAGTGGCTGTTCTGGCATGGTTCCCATTTGTCTCAGAGTTCCAGACCAGGCTGCTAT